In Anaerobacillus isosaccharinicus, one genomic interval encodes:
- the rsfS gene encoding ribosome silencing factor: MHENKILEIAVKASDDKKAENIVVLDMKGISLISDYFLICHGNSEKQVQSIATEIKKTAQENNIELKRLEGYDQARWVLIDLDDVVVHVFHKDERLYYNLEKLWGDAPTLDVEGVLE; the protein is encoded by the coding sequence ATGCATGAAAATAAAATTTTAGAAATAGCCGTAAAAGCATCAGATGATAAAAAAGCAGAAAATATCGTGGTCTTAGATATGAAGGGGATTTCATTAATCTCTGATTATTTTCTAATCTGCCATGGTAATTCGGAAAAGCAAGTTCAATCAATTGCAACTGAGATTAAAAAAACAGCCCAAGAAAATAACATTGAATTAAAGAGGTTAGAGGGGTATGATCAAGCCCGTTGGGTATTAATTGACCTTGATGACGTTGTTGTCCATGTTTTCCATAAAGATGAGAGACTTTACTACAACCTAGAGAAACTCTGGGGAGATGCGCCTACACTTGATGTAGAAGGGGTTCTTGAGTAA
- a CDS encoding DUF2533 family protein, with translation MSVHLQLKKQMTNFIAAEKKYKELDKRREEKIEEVIKEARANKDFSLNEVNALTEELNNLRRSFGFLPMRKTVTKEMVFDYINRD, from the coding sequence ATGAGTGTACACTTACAGCTAAAAAAACAAATGACTAATTTTATTGCTGCCGAAAAAAAATATAAAGAATTAGATAAAAGAAGAGAAGAAAAGATTGAAGAGGTAATAAAAGAAGCAAGGGCTAATAAAGATTTTTCTCTAAATGAAGTAAATGCTCTAACTGAGGAATTAAACAACTTAAGGAGATCGTTTGGTTTTCTACCTATGAGAAAGACGGTCACAAAAGAAATGGTGTTCGATTACATTAATCGAGACTAA
- the yhbY gene encoding ribosome assembly RNA-binding protein YhbY yields MLTGKQKRFLRSQAHHLNPIFQVGKGCVNENMVKQISEALEARELIKVGILQSCEMDKDEVAIQLAKGTKSEIVQIIGSTIVLYKESTENKSLQLP; encoded by the coding sequence ATGTTAACAGGAAAGCAAAAAAGATTTTTACGGTCACAAGCTCATCATTTGAATCCAATTTTTCAGGTTGGTAAAGGATGCGTTAATGAGAATATGGTTAAGCAAATTTCAGAAGCTTTAGAGGCGCGTGAATTAATCAAAGTAGGTATCTTACAAAGTTGTGAGATGGACAAAGATGAAGTAGCTATTCAATTAGCTAAAGGAACTAAATCAGAGATCGTCCAAATCATTGGTAGCACGATTGTTCTTTATAAAGAGTCAACAGAGAACAAGTCGCTTCAATTACCATAG
- a CDS encoding helix-hairpin-helix domain-containing protein translates to MMKLKRNSLFLIAVCTVALIFSVSFIGNFDNSRDTNGHFQTLVIEKDTEEPVKQLEEKSEKLIVDIKGAVVKPGVYEMNQGERVVHAVEKASGFMEEANRDAINLALLLEDEMVIFVPKHGDEEIEKLATILTTSKDNGKININTAKAEELEKIPGIGPAKASAIISYRDEFGKFKSVDDLVNVSGIGKKTVEKMVDFIDVK, encoded by the coding sequence ATGATGAAATTAAAACGTAATAGTCTCTTTCTAATTGCAGTATGTACAGTTGCTTTAATTTTTAGTGTAAGCTTTATTGGGAATTTTGACAACAGTAGAGATACGAATGGTCATTTTCAAACGTTAGTTATTGAGAAAGACACGGAAGAACCAGTGAAGCAGTTAGAAGAAAAAAGTGAGAAGTTAATTGTTGATATTAAAGGAGCAGTAGTTAAACCTGGAGTGTATGAAATGAACCAGGGCGAGAGAGTCGTCCACGCAGTTGAAAAAGCTAGTGGTTTTATGGAAGAGGCCAATCGGGATGCGATAAATCTAGCTTTATTATTAGAGGATGAAATGGTCATTTTTGTTCCAAAACACGGCGATGAAGAAATAGAGAAGTTAGCAACAATTTTAACCACTTCTAAAGATAATGGGAAAATTAATATTAACACCGCTAAGGCTGAAGAATTAGAAAAAATCCCTGGAATAGGTCCAGCTAAAGCTTCGGCAATTATTTCTTATCGTGATGAGTTTGGGAAGTTTAAAAGTGTAGATGATCTTGTTAATGTTTCGGGTATAGGGAAGAAAACAGTTGAGAAAATGGTAGATTTCATTGATGTAAAGTAA
- a CDS encoding S1 RNA-binding domain-containing protein produces MEFKPGMIVKLKVERKADFGFFLTSEKVESEDVLLHKRQVTDPIKVGDTVEVFLFHDHQGRLAATMEKPIVSLGNFDWLEVVSINERDGVFLYNGIDRDLFLSMDDLGPDRALWPKVGDKVPVSLIYDKKGRLMGRLLRGTPIEETAALAPKTILNEEITGTIYSFAEKGVFVMTKEGYIAFLHFNEANEDLHLGKVITGRVTFVRDDGKINISMQPKAHERRHDDADKIYEFLEKREGGMPYTDSSDPIIIKQKFNMSKGAFKRAIGKLLKEGKVYQKDGWTYKKE; encoded by the coding sequence ATGGAATTTAAGCCTGGAATGATTGTTAAGTTAAAGGTTGAACGGAAAGCTGATTTTGGCTTCTTTTTGACCTCGGAAAAGGTTGAAAGTGAAGATGTGTTACTTCATAAAAGACAAGTAACAGATCCTATTAAAGTTGGTGACACTGTTGAAGTATTTTTGTTTCATGATCACCAAGGGCGCTTAGCAGCTACAATGGAAAAGCCAATTGTTTCATTAGGGAATTTTGATTGGCTAGAGGTCGTTTCTATTAACGAAAGAGATGGTGTTTTCCTATACAACGGAATTGACCGTGATTTATTCTTATCAATGGATGATCTAGGGCCTGATCGAGCTTTATGGCCAAAAGTCGGTGACAAAGTACCGGTTTCATTAATCTATGATAAAAAAGGTCGGTTGATGGGTAGATTGCTTAGAGGGACTCCAATAGAGGAAACGGCAGCACTAGCCCCTAAAACGATTTTAAATGAAGAAATAACAGGAACAATTTATTCATTTGCCGAAAAAGGTGTTTTCGTGATGACGAAAGAAGGCTATATCGCTTTTCTTCATTTTAACGAAGCAAACGAGGATTTACATCTTGGTAAAGTAATCACAGGTAGAGTAACCTTTGTCCGTGATGATGGGAAAATTAACATTTCAATGCAACCAAAAGCTCACGAGCGTAGACATGATGATGCGGATAAAATTTATGAATTTTTAGAAAAGCGTGAAGGTGGTATGCCTTACACAGATAGTTCGGATCCGATCATCATTAAACAAAAGTTCAATATGAGCAAAGGTGCTTTTAAACGAGCGATTGGTAAGCTTTTAAAAGAAGGAAAGGTTTATCAAAAAGATGGCTGGACGTATAAAAAGGAGTAA
- a CDS encoding homocysteine synthase yields MTERNWSLETIAVHGGQEADSNTLSRAVPIYQTTSYVFKDTDHAANLFSLAEPGNIYTRIMNPTQDVFEKRVAELEGGVAALATASGQSAITLAILNICESGDEIVASSSLYGGTYNLFAHTLRKLGIKAHFVDGTNPENYRAAINDKTKLLYGEIIGNPKGDVLDLEAVSSIAHENGIPLMVDATFSTPALCRPIEHGADIVIHSATKFIGGHGTSIGGVIVDGGKFDWGNGKFPGLSEPDPSYHGIVYSEALGNLAYIIKARVQLLRDIGPAIAPLNSFLLLQGLETLHLRLERHCENALKVANYLDENSLVEWVSYPGLESHPSYQLAEKYLPNGKGAILTFGIKGGTEEGKKFINALNLFSHVANVGDAKSLVIHPASTTHQQLTEAEQRSAGVTPELIRLSVGIENINDILNDLQQALEKSQE; encoded by the coding sequence ATGACTGAAAGAAACTGGAGTTTAGAAACGATTGCAGTACACGGTGGACAAGAAGCTGATAGTAATACTTTATCGAGGGCAGTTCCGATCTATCAAACAACCTCTTACGTATTCAAAGACACGGATCATGCGGCAAATCTATTTTCTTTAGCTGAACCTGGAAATATTTATACAAGAATTATGAATCCAACCCAAGATGTTTTTGAGAAGCGGGTTGCAGAACTTGAAGGCGGAGTAGCAGCTCTAGCTACTGCAAGCGGTCAATCTGCGATTACATTGGCAATTTTAAATATATGTGAAAGTGGAGATGAAATAGTTGCTTCAAGTTCATTATACGGGGGTACATATAATCTTTTCGCACATACGTTAAGGAAGTTAGGGATAAAAGCTCATTTTGTAGATGGAACAAATCCAGAAAATTACCGCGCAGCTATTAATGATAAAACAAAGCTACTTTACGGAGAAATTATTGGAAATCCAAAAGGGGACGTTCTTGATTTAGAAGCAGTTTCTTCAATTGCTCACGAAAATGGGATTCCATTAATGGTTGATGCTACATTTTCTACCCCTGCTTTATGTCGTCCAATTGAACACGGAGCAGATATCGTTATTCATTCAGCAACTAAATTTATTGGTGGTCATGGAACATCAATTGGTGGGGTTATCGTAGACGGAGGAAAGTTTGATTGGGGGAATGGAAAGTTCCCAGGATTATCTGAACCAGATCCAAGCTATCATGGAATTGTTTACTCAGAAGCGTTAGGTAATTTAGCATATATCATTAAAGCTCGTGTTCAATTATTACGCGATATTGGTCCTGCGATTGCACCTCTAAATTCATTCTTATTACTTCAAGGTCTTGAAACATTGCATTTACGTTTAGAACGCCATTGTGAAAACGCGTTAAAGGTAGCGAATTACTTAGACGAAAACTCATTAGTAGAATGGGTAAGCTATCCGGGTTTAGAAAGTCATCCGAGCTATCAATTAGCAGAAAAATATCTACCAAACGGAAAAGGAGCAATTTTAACCTTTGGTATTAAAGGTGGTACTGAGGAAGGTAAGAAATTTATTAATGCCCTAAATCTATTTTCCCATGTTGCCAATGTTGGTGATGCAAAGTCTCTAGTTATCCATCCAGCAAGCACAACACATCAGCAGTTGACAGAAGCTGAGCAACGGTCTGCAGGTGTGACCCCTGAGTTAATTCGCCTATCGGTTGGAATCGAAAACATAAATGACATTCTTAATGACTTACAACAAGCCCTTGAAAAAAGCCAAGAGTAA
- a CDS encoding class I SAM-dependent DNA methyltransferase has translation MNYGKFAYLYDELMTDAPYEQWVSFVLDIMKNTGNYHRQILDVGCGTGNIAIPLSKHGLQVTAVDLSEEMLFVAKEKSDAAKAEVQFFQQDMRELEGLGEFDVVISLCDCINYLNNEQEINVTFQRISHHLKKNGLFIFDVHSIHKVEAIFTGHTFAHNGQEISYIWECFAGEEEYSVDHDLSFFVENEEGMYERYDEFHKQRTYTIETYEKALKNSGFEVISITGDFSLETLEENAERWFFVTKKI, from the coding sequence ATGAATTACGGAAAATTTGCCTATTTGTATGATGAATTAATGACAGACGCCCCTTATGAACAGTGGGTGTCTTTCGTTTTAGACATAATGAAAAATACTGGTAATTATCATCGTCAAATTTTAGACGTAGGTTGTGGAACAGGAAATATTGCAATTCCTTTAAGCAAGCATGGTCTTCAAGTAACAGCAGTAGACTTATCGGAAGAAATGCTTTTTGTAGCAAAAGAAAAAAGTGATGCAGCAAAAGCGGAAGTTCAATTTTTTCAACAGGATATGAGGGAATTAGAGGGTTTAGGTGAATTTGATGTAGTAATATCTCTTTGTGATTGCATCAACTATTTAAATAATGAACAGGAAATAAATGTAACTTTCCAAAGAATTTCTCATCATCTAAAGAAAAATGGACTATTTATTTTTGATGTACATTCAATCCATAAAGTTGAGGCAATTTTTACAGGTCATACATTTGCCCATAACGGCCAAGAAATCTCTTATATTTGGGAATGCTTTGCAGGCGAAGAAGAGTACAGTGTTGACCATGACCTATCCTTTTTTGTTGAAAATGAGGAGGGAATGTATGAGAGGTACGATGAGTTTCATAAGCAACGAACCTACACGATAGAGACGTATGAAAAAGCATTGAAAAATTCCGGTTTTGAGGTCATTTCTATTACTGGAGATTTTTCCTTAGAAACATTAGAAGAAAATGCTGAGCGTTGGTTCTTTGTGACGAAAAAAATATAA
- a CDS encoding nicotinate-nucleotide adenylyltransferase: MKIGILGGTFDPPHFGHLLIAEQARETCSLDEVWFMPTKIPPHKAGSNLCLDEDRIEMVRQAISSNPFFQLSLIEFERSGPSYTIETIKELKKRYEDHQFYFIIGGDMVNYLPKWKDIDELLILITFIGIRRPGHLLKPIFSDKVVLVEAPQLEISSSEIRERLSNNQSVRYLLPEPVIDFIKERDIYGKT, translated from the coding sequence ATGAAAATAGGTATTTTAGGTGGTACATTTGACCCTCCTCATTTTGGGCATTTACTAATTGCTGAACAAGCCAGAGAAACTTGTAGCTTAGACGAAGTTTGGTTTATGCCGACAAAAATCCCTCCACACAAGGCAGGAAGTAATCTTTGTCTGGATGAGGACAGAATCGAAATGGTTCGTCAGGCGATTAGCAGTAATCCTTTTTTTCAACTTTCATTAATTGAGTTTGAACGTAGTGGGCCATCGTACACAATCGAAACAATAAAAGAACTTAAGAAAAGGTATGAAGATCATCAGTTTTATTTTATTATTGGTGGCGATATGGTTAACTATCTTCCTAAATGGAAGGATATTGATGAATTACTGATACTAATTACTTTTATTGGCATTCGACGTCCAGGACACCTTTTAAAGCCAATTTTTAGTGATAAAGTAGTGCTTGTAGAGGCACCGCAATTAGAAATATCATCTAGTGAAATAAGGGAACGTCTAAGTAATAACCAATCAGTTCGTTACCTTCTCCCCGAGCCTGTCATTGATTTTATAAAGGAGAGGGATATTTATGGAAAAACTTAA
- the yqeK gene encoding bis(5'-nucleosyl)-tetraphosphatase (symmetrical) YqeK: MEKLKALELIKNVLPEKRYNHTLGVLETAVSLAEKYGANQKKVELAAIFHDYAKYRPVAEMKSIVSEQNMSDNLLKYGRELLHAPVGAYLVRKELGIDDEEVLDAIRYHTTGRPFMTLLEKIIYISDYIEPNRSFSGVDEVRLLAQTNLDEALLKGISNTIYFLVSKQQPVFPDTLAAYNHIILKEEF, from the coding sequence ATGGAAAAACTTAAAGCGCTAGAACTCATTAAAAATGTACTTCCAGAAAAGCGATATAACCATACACTAGGAGTTTTAGAAACAGCAGTTTCATTAGCAGAAAAATATGGAGCTAATCAAAAAAAGGTAGAATTAGCGGCTATCTTTCATGACTATGCAAAATATCGTCCTGTGGCTGAGATGAAATCGATTGTAAGTGAACAAAATATGAGTGACAATCTTTTAAAATACGGCCGAGAGTTGCTACATGCTCCAGTTGGCGCATATTTAGTTAGGAAAGAACTGGGAATTGATGATGAAGAAGTTTTAGATGCAATTCGTTATCATACGACAGGTAGACCGTTTATGACACTATTAGAGAAGATTATTTATATTTCCGATTACATTGAACCAAACCGTTCGTTTTCTGGTGTTGACGAAGTTCGATTATTAGCGCAAACTAATTTAGATGAAGCGTTACTTAAAGGAATTTCAAACACAATTTATTTTTTAGTCAGTAAACAACAACCTGTGTTTCCCGATACATTAGCCGCTTATAATCACATAATTTTAAAGGAGGAGTTTTAG
- the comER gene encoding late competence protein ComER has product MKIGIIGTGSMGSILIESFIESTAVTPSQLIITNRTIEKAYAFKEKFPDLQVVESSKDVARAADILFICVKPLQFQSLLKELNSVLTKEQLLISITSPISISQLESAVSCKTARIIPSITNRALAGTSLVTLGTTCNADDYETLNSLLRHISTPVIIEENITRVASDIASCGPAFFSYLVQGFIEAAVRQTEITKEEATQLASEMMIGFGKLLEKEIFTLPTLQERVSVPGGVTGEGIKVLREELGDMFDLLFQQTHAKYDEDLEKVKDQFNS; this is encoded by the coding sequence GTGAAAATAGGTATTATCGGAACTGGTAGTATGGGGAGCATTCTAATTGAATCGTTCATCGAATCAACAGCAGTAACCCCATCTCAACTTATCATCACAAATCGAACGATTGAAAAAGCCTATGCCTTTAAGGAAAAATTCCCTGATCTGCAAGTAGTTGAATCTTCCAAAGATGTAGCTCGTGCGGCTGATATATTGTTTATTTGTGTAAAACCATTACAATTTCAATCACTCCTAAAGGAGTTAAATTCCGTATTAACTAAAGAACAATTGCTTATTTCAATTACTAGTCCAATTTCCATTAGTCAATTGGAATCAGCTGTTTCTTGTAAAACAGCACGAATTATACCAAGTATTACAAATAGAGCTTTAGCAGGTACATCTTTAGTTACTTTAGGAACAACCTGCAATGCTGATGATTACGAAACATTAAACAGCCTTCTGAGACATATCTCAACACCAGTTATCATTGAGGAAAATATCACTCGAGTTGCTTCCGACATTGCTAGTTGTGGGCCTGCATTTTTCAGTTACTTAGTTCAAGGATTCATAGAAGCTGCAGTGAGGCAAACAGAAATTACGAAAGAAGAAGCGACACAATTGGCAAGTGAAATGATGATTGGCTTCGGAAAACTACTTGAAAAAGAGATTTTCACATTACCTACATTACAAGAAAGGGTTTCAGTTCCAGGTGGTGTAACAGGAGAAGGTATAAAAGTATTACGCGAAGAACTAGGAGACATGTTTGATCTGTTATTCCAGCAAACTCATGCAAAATACGATGAAGATTTAGAAAAAGTCAAAGATCAGTTTAATAGTTAA
- a CDS encoding ComE operon protein 2 — protein MSRISWDQYFMAQSHLLALRSTCTRLMVGATIVRDKRIIAGGYNGSISGGEHCSDDNCYVENNHCIRTIHAEINALLQCAKFGVPTAQAEIYVTHFPCLNCTKAIIQSGIKKVYYAKDYKNHPYAIELFENAGVHVEQVELEEMILDLKSAEKLAFTASLLTKLEQAGLSEEELKTLKEEANSLFLYTT, from the coding sequence TTGTCACGTATATCTTGGGATCAATATTTTATGGCTCAGAGTCACTTGCTTGCATTAAGGAGCACTTGTACACGTTTAATGGTAGGGGCAACGATTGTAAGGGATAAACGAATTATTGCAGGGGGTTATAATGGATCAATTTCAGGTGGGGAACATTGTAGCGATGACAACTGCTATGTTGAGAACAATCATTGCATACGAACGATCCACGCTGAAATAAACGCATTATTACAATGTGCCAAATTTGGTGTACCTACTGCGCAAGCAGAAATTTACGTTACTCATTTTCCTTGTTTAAACTGTACAAAAGCAATAATTCAAAGTGGTATTAAAAAAGTTTATTATGCGAAAGATTACAAAAATCATCCATATGCAATTGAATTGTTTGAAAATGCTGGTGTACATGTGGAACAGGTTGAGTTAGAAGAAATGATACTAGATTTAAAATCAGCGGAAAAGTTAGCTTTCACAGCGTCTTTATTAACAAAATTAGAGCAAGCAGGCCTTAGTGAAGAAGAGTTAAAAACATTAAAAGAAGAAGCTAATAGCCTATTCCTCTACACAACATAA